The Meiothermus sp. QL-1 DNA window CCAGGCTGGGGGCCGCAATCGCCGAGGACACCCCCGGCACCACCTCCACCGCCACCCCCTGCTCCACCAGAAAGCGCCACTCCTCCCCACCCCGCCCAAACACCATGGGGTCGCCCCCCTTGAGCCGCACCACCGCGCAGCCCTTGCGGGCATAGGCCAGCATCAGGGCCAGAATCTCCTCCTGCACCCCTTGCTGCCCCACCTCCTTGCCCACGTAGATCCGGTGGGCCCCCGGGTTCACCAGCGCCAGCACCCCCTCGCCCACCAGCCGGTCGTGGAGCACCACCTCGGCCCCGGCCAGCACCCGCGCCGCTTTGAGGGTCAAAAGCTCCGGATCCCCCGGGCCCGCCCCCACCAGGTAGACCCTGCCCCTCATACCACCTCCAGACGGGCCTCTTCCCGTAAGGCCCGCCATAGCAGCGCCCGGGCCTCCGCCAGGCGGCCCAGCCGGATCAGCGTCAGGGCGTCGGCGTCCACCAGGCGGTACCAGGCCGCCTTGCGGGCCTCAAAGCTTTCCGGGTAGGCCGCCGCCACAATAGGCCGGAACTCCCGCAACAACTGCAAATACAAGGCGTACTCCGGGCCAAACTCCTCGGCCAGCCGCGCCTTGATGCGCACCCCCAGGGCCGGGGCGGCCCCGCTGGTGGAGACCGCGAGGATCAGGTCGCCCTGGCGGTGCACCGCCGGCAGGATGAAGTCGCAGTACTGGGGGTCGTCCACCGCGTTGAGCCAGACCCCCCGGGCCCGGGCCTCGGCGGCAATCTGGGCGTTTT harbors:
- the cobA gene encoding uroporphyrinogen-III C-methyltransferase; this translates as MRGRVYLVGAGPGDPELLTLKAARVLAGAEVVLHDRLVGEGVLALVNPGAHRIYVGKEVGQQGVQEEILALMLAYARKGCAVVRLKGGDPMVFGRGGEEWRFLVEQGVAVEVVPGVSSAIAAPSLAGIPLTLRGVAGGFAVVSGQGQGGELPSLAAYAGVETLVVLMGVSQRQQLAAQLIALGRPPAEPVAFIERSSTP
- a CDS encoding bifunctional precorrin-2 dehydrogenase/sirohydrochlorin ferrochelatase, which produces VGGGVETEAKVLQLVQAGARVVLISPCEHPTLEPLAQSGAITWHRRAYQPGDLEGCMLAVAHPADKSQNAQIAAEARARGVWLNAVDDPQYCDFILPAVHRQGDLILAVSTSGAAPALGVRIKARLAEEFGPEYALYLQLLREFRPIVAAAYPESFEARKAAWYRLVDADALTLIRLGRLAEARALLWRALREEARLEVV